The proteins below come from a single Candidatus Omnitrophota bacterium genomic window:
- a CDS encoding methyltransferase domain-containing protein — protein sequence MIIKIDEKDIGQRRLIFEKKKVLQLVYYRWYKQIAKNLNAGGKTLEIGSGFGDFKRFFPSCVTSDIIGVRGVDLVFDANLIFPFRDHSFVNLVCIDVFHHLKDLTVFFKEASRILKQGGRVIIIDMYISIISYLVLRLFHFENIQQNGMVTGIFFKNRKQNDLFANEFSILRQEIHDFLVYPLSGGFNYPSMIPRILLNLFLSIEDKFAFLKYISAFKATVVLEKI from the coding sequence ATGATTATTAAGATAGACGAAAAAGATATCGGGCAACGCAGGTTAATTTTTGAGAAAAAAAAGGTATTGCAGCTTGTGTATTACAGGTGGTATAAGCAAATCGCGAAAAATCTTAATGCCGGAGGAAAAACGCTGGAAATCGGAAGCGGATTCGGAGATTTTAAGCGCTTTTTTCCATCTTGCGTTACGAGTGATATCATAGGTGTAAGGGGGGTTGATTTAGTGTTTGATGCGAATCTTATTTTTCCATTCAGAGACCATTCCTTTGTTAACCTTGTGTGTATTGACGTTTTTCACCACTTAAAGGATTTGACTGTTTTTTTTAAAGAGGCATCGAGGATTCTAAAACAGGGGGGCAGAGTAATTATTATCGATATGTATATTTCTATTATTTCCTATTTGGTTTTAAGGCTATTTCATTTTGAAAATATACAACAAAATGGAATGGTAACAGGAATATTTTTTAAAAATCGTAAACAAAATGATTTATTCGCGAATGAGTTTTCTATCTTAAGACAAGAAATCCATGATTTTTTAGTGTATCCGTTATCAGGCGGTTTTAATTATCCCAGCATGATTCCCCGTATACTGCTTAATTTGTTTTTAAGCATTGAAGATAAATTTGCTTTCTTGAAATATATAAGCGCCTTTAAGGCTACCGTGGTGTTAGAGAAGATATAA
- a CDS encoding glycosyltransferase family 39 protein: MARIKINRVFVLIVSILFIATLVRAVVFIWGAHHHSIEVYEYEEIATNLIQGKGFLLPRYNAPHYSAIAPLFPYLCALVYLLFGHEIAYIIWLQIIFNVLMCYIIFCIGKTIFDKKVGLLSMLLVALHPGLIVYSTLKVHSLSLYALLISAIVWMVIKNYNRASLKNKIILGVCLGLGALERPTLLAFLPVIFLWFYYYQQNRKETLKIMLYSVCIVAIFLLPWSIRNLLRYKQFFLIQTNQWEGLWIGNNPHATGTLYLPNGTAVFETSPAEFKQKLYTLDEMGQMDLFKDTAIGFIKENPLKFLILTSKKIFYFWWFSPQSGILYPSRWLGLYKAYYTIMIIFASIGFWLAFIKYPLRKFVLLLVFFLFALSILQSFYYAEGRHRWSVEALILILASFGIASVFLKLRTYFKKRACFQ, from the coding sequence ATGGCCCGCATCAAAATAAACCGGGTTTTTGTGCTAATAGTCAGCATTCTATTCATTGCGACATTAGTCAGGGCCGTAGTCTTTATCTGGGGGGCGCATCATCATTCTATTGAAGTCTACGAATATGAAGAAATCGCAACCAACCTGATTCAGGGTAAAGGTTTTCTTTTGCCCCGGTATAATGCGCCGCACTATTCAGCCATTGCCCCGCTTTTTCCCTACCTTTGTGCGTTAGTATACCTATTGTTTGGTCACGAAATTGCATATATCATTTGGCTCCAGATAATCTTTAATGTCTTAATGTGCTACATTATTTTTTGTATCGGCAAGACTATTTTTGATAAAAAGGTTGGGTTGCTCTCAATGCTATTAGTAGCATTGCATCCCGGGTTGATAGTCTATTCTACCCTTAAGGTACATTCGCTTAGCCTGTATGCCTTATTAATAAGCGCCATAGTGTGGATGGTAATAAAGAATTACAATAGGGCGTCCTTAAAAAATAAAATTATATTGGGCGTATGTTTGGGGTTAGGAGCTTTAGAACGCCCTACGCTTCTTGCCTTTCTTCCCGTAATATTCCTATGGTTTTATTACTATCAACAAAACAGAAAGGAAACCCTTAAGATAATGCTGTATTCGGTGTGCATCGTTGCAATATTCTTGTTGCCTTGGTCCATCAGAAATTTATTAAGGTATAAGCAATTTTTTTTGATTCAGACTAACCAGTGGGAAGGCCTTTGGATTGGCAACAATCCCCATGCCACCGGAACGTTATATTTACCTAACGGAACTGCAGTTTTTGAAACCAGCCCGGCGGAATTTAAACAAAAGCTATATACGCTTGATGAGATGGGGCAAATGGATTTATTTAAAGATACCGCAATCGGTTTTATCAAAGAAAATCCTTTAAAATTTTTAATTCTAACTTCAAAAAAGATATTCTATTTCTGGTGGTTTTCCCCACAAAGCGGGATCCTGTATCCATCCAGGTGGCTAGGGTTATATAAAGCGTATTATACAATCATGATAATTTTTGCCTCAATCGGGTTTTGGCTCGCTTTTATAAAATATCCTCTTAGAAAATTCGTCCTATTATTAGTATTTTTTTTATTTGCGCTTTCTATATTGCAAAGTTTTTATTACGCCGAAGGCAGGCATCGCTGGAGCGTAGAAGCGTTAATTCTCATTTTGGCTTCTTTTGGGATCGCCTCAGTTTTTCTAAAACTTCGAACTTACTTTAAAAAACGGGCTTGCTTTCAATGA
- a CDS encoding ElyC/SanA/YdcF family protein — MLKNHNIICISSIDWDFVWQGHQEIMSIFTKNGNKVLFIENTGVRSPKFRDIPRLRKRIINWFKGTRGFRNEMENLYIFSPVILPFQYSLFARWINKHLLLKPLKKWKDIVDFHAPIIWTFLPTGIALDIINSIEKKLLVYYCIADFYKLVNNPKNLKKTEDELIKMCDLVFVQGPVLAEKCRSLNNNVYVFPFGVNINIFNSEKELPAGYNYVDIKNIKKPIIGYIGGIHRHINFNLLMYVAKANPDWSFVLVGPIQTDVSSLRGIPNIIFLGQKDFHLLPGYIKEFDVCIIPYLKSEYTNTVYPTKLNEYHAFGKPVVSTDIPEIMAFNRENGNLVLIARTKEEFIKKINNALEERDSNLISERIRLAKGHSWDKRIEEMSNLIEGAIRKKEITGYSDWQEIFKRIYRTARRRFLGSAFIFLALWLLIFYTPVIWYLAEPLKIVNKPQKADAIVVLGGGVGESGKAGQGYEERVDYAVKLYNEGYAGHLIFSTGYGYVFKEAQLMKSLAISLGVPNEAIVLEENSANTYENIKFVEEILLKRNWKKVLLISSPYHMRRAALVIRKNAPGITVIYTPIKSRFYSHDISPAKKISKRIDLKQIKGIIHEYLAIAYYWWKGGL; from the coding sequence ATGTTAAAAAACCATAATATTATTTGTATATCAAGCATAGATTGGGATTTTGTCTGGCAAGGTCATCAAGAAATAATGTCTATTTTTACTAAAAACGGTAATAAGGTGCTCTTTATAGAAAACACAGGAGTAAGAAGCCCCAAATTCAGGGATATCCCCCGTTTACGGAAAAGAATTATTAATTGGTTTAAGGGTACCAGGGGTTTCAGGAATGAGATGGAAAATCTGTATATATTTTCACCGGTTATCTTGCCTTTCCAATATTCTTTGTTTGCGCGATGGATTAATAAACATCTGCTGCTTAAGCCGCTAAAAAAATGGAAGGATATAGTAGATTTTCACGCCCCTATTATATGGACATTCCTGCCTACGGGGATAGCCTTAGATATTATAAATAGTATAGAGAAGAAGTTATTAGTATATTACTGCATAGCAGACTTTTATAAATTAGTAAACAATCCTAAAAATTTAAAGAAAACCGAAGATGAGTTGATCAAAATGTGTGATTTGGTATTTGTCCAGGGGCCTGTTTTGGCAGAAAAATGCAGGAGCCTTAATAATAATGTTTATGTTTTTCCATTCGGCGTAAATATAAATATATTTAACAGCGAAAAAGAATTACCGGCGGGATATAATTATGTAGATATAAAGAATATAAAAAAACCGATAATCGGTTATATCGGAGGCATACATCGCCATATAAATTTTAATTTGTTGATGTATGTAGCAAAGGCTAACCCTGATTGGTCTTTCGTTTTAGTAGGGCCCATACAGACAGACGTATCATCTTTAAGGGGAATACCGAATATCATTTTCTTGGGGCAGAAAGATTTCCATCTGTTACCCGGTTATATTAAAGAGTTCGACGTCTGTATTATACCCTATTTAAAAAGCGAATATACTAATACCGTTTATCCCACAAAGTTAAATGAATACCACGCTTTTGGCAAACCGGTAGTTTCTACCGACATACCGGAAATCATGGCTTTCAACCGAGAAAACGGGAATCTCGTGTTAATTGCCAGGACAAAGGAAGAATTCATAAAGAAAATCAATAATGCCTTGGAAGAGAGGGATAGTAATTTGATTAGCGAGAGGATAAGGTTAGCGAAAGGGCATAGCTGGGATAAACGTATCGAAGAGATGAGCAATTTAATAGAAGGCGCTATCAGAAAAAAAGAAATAACCGGTTATTCCGATTGGCAGGAAATATTCAAACGTATTTACAGGACAGCAAGAAGAAGGTTTCTTGGGTCCGCATTTATTTTTCTTGCCCTATGGTTGTTAATATTTTATACACCTGTTATTTGGTATTTGGCCGAACCGCTTAAAATAGTAAATAAGCCTCAAAAGGCAGATGCGATTGTTGTTTTGGGGGGAGGGGTGGGCGAATCCGGCAAGGCAGGGCAGGGTTATGAAGAAAGGGTTGACTATGCAGTAAAATTGTACAATGAAGGCTACGCCGGCCATTTAATATTCTCTACAGGATACGGGTATGTGTTTAAGGAGGCCCAGCTAATGAAATCTTTGGCTATAAGTTTAGGCGTGCCTAATGAGGCCATCGTTTTAGAGGAAAACTCAGCGAACACCTATGAAAATATTAAGTTTGTAGAAGAGATCCTGTTAAAAAGAAACTGGAAAAAAGTATTATTGATTAGTTCTCCTTACCATATGCGTAGAGCCGCTTTAGTAATTAGAAAAAATGCCCCCGGCATAACCGTTATTTATACTCCGATTAAGAGCCGCTTCTATAGCCATGACATTAGCCCGGCAAAGAAAATATCGAAGAGGATAGACTTAAAACAAATAAAAGGCATAATCCACGAGTATTTAGCGATTGCGTATTATTGGTGGAAAGGAGGTCTCTAA
- a CDS encoding cobalamin-dependent protein (Presence of a B(12) (cobalamin)-binding domain implies dependence on cobalamin itself, in one of its several forms, or in some unusual lineages, dependence on a cobalamin-like analog.): protein MKILLIQPPFTIFKTEAKKCHPPLGLAYLAAVLKDAYQVAVLDALAEGYEKEASVDMECLRYGLSFEDIGKRVKDFSPDAVGISCLFSSQSENVHAICKIVKEIDKRIVTILGGAHCSAVPADVLRDENVDFIVIGEGEITLKVLLEHLQNKRSIRDIEGIGFRYNDSVKINPRINYLENLDSLPFPYWEIFPLEEYFRINNPHGSPAKKTPFLPMITSRGCPFECIFCSIHNLWGRNYRKRSAGQVVSEISYLFHKFGVKELLFEDDNLTLDKNRAESIFKEMIRQGFNLLWSVPNGVALQTLDDGMLELMKQSGCYRISIGIESGDEHVLKNIIKKPLMLSQVKPIINKAEKLKIETAVFFVVGLPGETREHLNNTFKLAKKLQADNVNFFFATPLPGTRLLELCKEKKLIPSEFNYKDLKADYPSFSTENFSTDGLYSLVMRQRLMIQMRYLIRHPFKVFYKILLKLIYDPKYFIKYKLQLQNKLKSKKDSRVITKDTGFRYGFLWSTCDNMPPPKKYHLDFMQETIPEKITRGSCGLEIGCGCGWDAFAMAKNNPMLHVIGMDISDGVYVAAKLSRKLNNVNIIKGSAVDIPLRNGVCDFVYSFGVLHHIPDYKKAFLEIGRVLKKGSPCFLYLYEDHAQNLIKYLGIKLINIIRKFTLKIPPRILYLFSCLISPVFVIIFSYPARFFKRYRITYTLYEKIPFNFGRSLFSLRGDIYDRFSAPVEHRFSRDELYRIFDEFNFYNIQITKIKATAGWVAWGYKQGE from the coding sequence ATGAAAATATTATTAATTCAGCCGCCTTTTACTATTTTTAAAACTGAGGCCAAGAAATGTCATCCGCCTCTTGGCCTTGCATATCTAGCTGCTGTATTAAAAGATGCTTATCAAGTTGCGGTTTTAGATGCATTAGCCGAAGGTTACGAGAAAGAAGCCAGCGTGGATATGGAATGCTTAAGATACGGATTATCCTTTGAAGATATCGGTAAAAGAGTAAAAGACTTTTCTCCGGATGCCGTGGGCATATCCTGTTTATTTTCATCTCAATCAGAGAATGTCCATGCGATATGTAAAATAGTTAAGGAAATAGATAAAAGGATTGTGACCATTTTAGGCGGGGCGCACTGCTCTGCGGTTCCCGCAGATGTCCTAAGGGATGAAAATGTAGATTTTATAGTTATCGGAGAAGGCGAGATAACCCTGAAAGTACTCTTGGAGCATCTTCAGAATAAAAGGTCTATCCGGGATATAGAAGGGATTGGCTTTAGGTATAACGATTCCGTAAAGATTAACCCAAGAATAAATTATCTGGAAAATCTAGACAGCCTACCGTTTCCTTACTGGGAAATATTCCCCTTAGAGGAATATTTCAGGATTAACAATCCCCATGGCAGCCCGGCAAAAAAAACACCTTTTCTACCCATGATTACCTCTCGTGGGTGCCCCTTTGAATGTATATTCTGTTCTATCCATAACCTATGGGGAAGGAATTATAGAAAAAGGTCGGCAGGACAGGTAGTGTCGGAAATAAGCTATCTTTTCCATAAATTCGGCGTTAAAGAGCTTCTCTTTGAAGATGACAACCTCACTCTCGATAAAAATCGGGCAGAATCCATATTTAAAGAAATGATAAGGCAGGGATTTAATCTCTTATGGAGCGTACCCAACGGGGTGGCTCTTCAGACGTTAGACGATGGAATGCTGGAACTGATGAAGCAGAGCGGTTGTTATAGGATAAGCATCGGAATCGAATCCGGAGATGAGCATGTTTTAAAAAATATAATCAAAAAACCCCTGATGCTTTCTCAGGTAAAGCCCATAATAAATAAGGCAGAGAAATTAAAGATAGAAACAGCGGTTTTTTTTGTAGTGGGGTTACCGGGAGAAACGCGCGAACACCTTAATAATACTTTTAAACTTGCGAAAAAACTCCAGGCAGATAATGTTAACTTCTTTTTTGCTACCCCCTTGCCAGGGACGCGGTTACTGGAATTATGCAAAGAGAAAAAATTAATTCCCAGTGAATTTAACTATAAAGACCTTAAGGCAGACTATCCAAGTTTTTCAACTGAAAATTTTTCTACAGATGGACTATATTCTCTTGTCATGCGCCAGAGATTAATGATCCAGATGCGATATTTAATTAGACATCCGTTTAAGGTGTTTTACAAAATATTACTGAAATTGATATATGACCCCAAATATTTCATAAAGTATAAATTACAGTTACAAAATAAACTAAAATCAAAAAAGGATAGCCGCGTTATTACCAAGGACACCGGTTTCAGGTATGGTTTCTTATGGTCAACCTGTGATAATATGCCGCCCCCAAAAAAATACCATCTGGATTTCATGCAAGAAACGATACCGGAAAAAATAACCAGAGGCTCATGCGGGTTAGAAATTGGTTGCGGATGCGGATGGGATGCATTCGCTATGGCCAAAAATAATCCTATGTTGCATGTTATTGGCATGGATATCAGTGATGGCGTTTACGTTGCCGCGAAGCTTAGCCGTAAGCTGAATAACGTTAATATTATAAAAGGGTCCGCAGTAGACATTCCTTTAAGAAACGGGGTTTGCGACTTTGTTTATTCTTTTGGCGTCCTGCACCATATACCTGATTATAAAAAGGCCTTTTTAGAAATAGGCAGGGTATTGAAAAAAGGCAGCCCGTGTTTTCTCTATCTATATGAGGACCATGCGCAAAATCTAATAAAATACCTTGGCATTAAGTTAATCAATATTATTCGCAAGTTTACCCTTAAGATTCCGCCGCGTATACTTTATCTTTTTTCCTGCTTGATATCCCCCGTATTTGTGATAATATTCTCCTATCCGGCTAGATTTTTTAAAAGATACAGGATTACTTATACGCTCTATGAAAAAATACCCTTCAATTTCGGCCGTTCCTTATTCTCTTTGAGGGGAGATATTTACGATAGATTTTCCGCTCCGGTAGAGCACAGATTCAGCCGCGATGAGCTATATAGGATATTTGATGAATTTAATTTTTATAATATCCAAATAACGAAGATTAAAGCTACGGCGGGTTGGGTAGCCTGGGGTTATAAGCAAGGTGAATAA
- a CDS encoding glycosyltransferase, translating to MATKETPEFSVVIVAYNHAKYIAMAIESVLQQTYQDFEIIVLDDGSTDNIHEIVLSFPDSRVKYFYQENSGLPACARNKGISLSKGRYIALLDGDDFWHKDKLDKCRQILNDMPQVGLVCHNEAIIHGNKILRYTSYGPHVDQMYKKLLLDGNCLHTSAVVIRRSIFFDDALRFCEEKNLFTIEDYEYWLRLAMRFRFYFILDVLGYYRVTETGAFLRSTEVNALNMLSLLDSHFSKFGHQDKDLLERIRKRRSSVMCAAGRAFHHKNNFEESKEWYKKSICEYPFNYKAVIGYLAALLKLRIMYR from the coding sequence ATGGCAACTAAAGAAACTCCGGAATTTAGCGTTGTGATCGTAGCATACAATCATGCTAAATACATCGCTATGGCCATAGAGTCTGTTTTACAGCAGACATATCAAGATTTTGAAATAATAGTGCTTGATGACGGTTCTACCGATAATATTCACGAAATCGTATTATCCTTTCCCGATAGCAGGGTTAAATATTTTTATCAGGAAAATAGCGGCCTGCCCGCATGCGCAAGGAATAAAGGAATTTCACTATCTAAGGGCAGATATATAGCCCTTTTGGACGGGGATGATTTTTGGCATAAGGATAAACTGGATAAATGCAGGCAGATATTAAACGATATGCCGCAGGTAGGTTTAGTTTGTCATAATGAGGCTATAATACACGGTAATAAAATCCTAAGATACACATCTTACGGCCCGCATGTAGACCAGATGTACAAAAAGCTTTTACTGGACGGTAACTGTTTGCATACCTCCGCAGTAGTTATTCGCAGAAGTATTTTTTTTGATGATGCCCTCAGGTTTTGCGAAGAAAAGAATCTTTTTACGATCGAAGACTACGAGTACTGGTTGAGATTAGCTATGAGATTCCGGTTCTATTTTATACTCGATGTATTGGGGTACTATAGGGTGACGGAAACAGGTGCTTTTTTACGGAGTACAGAAGTAAATGCCTTAAATATGCTTTCTCTTTTAGATTCGCATTTTTCCAAATTCGGCCATCAAGATAAAGACCTTCTGGAGAGGATAAGAAAACGCAGGTCTTCGGTTATGTGTGCTGCCGGAAGGGCATTCCATCATAAAAATAATTTTGAAGAAAGTAAAGAATGGTATAAGAAGTCGATATGCGAATATCCTTTTAATTATAAAGCAGTAATCGGGTATTTAGCCGCATTACTTAAATTACGTATTATGTATAGATAA
- a CDS encoding NAD(P)-dependent oxidoreductase, translating into MNILITGVTGLLGKSLVEMNVFSHNITGIYLGKYKMANTKNLKYYCSDIQDKNAMQKIFNENNNIEVVIHTTGIADVDFCQQHYEEAYRSNVIGTQNIIELCKETGARLLYVSTNAVFDGENAPYREEDEPNPINNYGRIKLECEKRIRETFNKYIIVRPILMYGWNNPNERKNLVTFLLDKLNKKERVNMVNDVYENPLSAYHCADVILSLIDKDKHGIYHIAGKDIVNRYEYAIIIADIFGLDKDLIRPVDSSFFPHIAPRPKNTSYLTLKLEKELGFIPLGLRDGLIRMKGLRRDGN; encoded by the coding sequence ATGAATATTTTAATAACTGGCGTAACTGGTTTATTAGGTAAATCACTCGTAGAAATGAATGTATTTTCTCATAATATAACAGGTATATACCTGGGGAAATATAAGATGGCAAACACTAAAAATCTAAAGTATTATTGTTCTGATATTCAAGATAAAAACGCTATGCAGAAAATATTTAATGAAAATAATAATATAGAAGTTGTTATTCATACTACCGGCATAGCTGATGTCGATTTTTGCCAGCAGCATTACGAAGAGGCATATCGCTCTAATGTTATCGGGACTCAAAATATCATAGAATTATGTAAAGAGACTGGTGCACGGTTATTATATGTATCAACCAACGCAGTCTTTGACGGAGAAAACGCCCCTTATAGAGAAGAAGATGAGCCTAACCCTATAAATAATTATGGGAGAATAAAATTAGAGTGCGAGAAGAGAATAAGAGAAACTTTTAATAAATACATAATAGTCCGTCCGATATTGATGTATGGCTGGAATAATCCTAATGAGAGAAAAAATTTAGTTACTTTCCTTCTGGACAAACTGAATAAAAAAGAAAGGGTGAATATGGTAAATGATGTGTATGAGAACCCTCTCTCGGCATACCATTGCGCTGACGTTATCCTGTCCCTTATAGATAAAGATAAGCATGGCATTTATCATATCGCAGGCAAAGATATAGTCAACCGTTACGAATACGCGATAATTATTGCAGATATTTTTGGCCTGGATAAAGACTTAATCAGGCCGGTAGATAGCAGTTTTTTTCCCCATATAGCGCCCAGGCCCAAAAACACATCATATCTGACTTTGAAATTAGAAAAAGAATTAGGATTTATTCCTTTAGGATTAAGGGATGGACTTATCAGGATGAAGGGTTTAAGAAGAGATGGCAACTAA